The following proteins come from a genomic window of Lolium rigidum isolate FL_2022 chromosome 5, APGP_CSIRO_Lrig_0.1, whole genome shotgun sequence:
- the LOC124653790 gene encoding AUGMIN subunit 5-like, producing MPASSVSGGSGPGGVSPDAIIEWLQDEMGYPSAPPAPDQLRKICRGNMLPVWSFLLRRVRSERTVATARRNILVHGVAARRAREGGLGAGGGAGGGDAAAREAEARERDLAAEEAERLRGVVRRQRKELRARIAEVAREEAERKRVLGERSSARHKQVMLEAYDQQCDEACKIFAEYQRRLHQFVNQARDVRRSSIGVAGSVDAIEEMQLQSERDDLYSSVKSNRLSEDLALVETSRERSIRKACETLAADMVEMIRSSFPAFEGNGINSSCQLDVAKLGTDLDGEIPADVKAVALDSLKNPSLLLQSINAYTSRMKLLVHKETEKIDIRADAELLRYKYENEQVIDAASTDASSPLPYQVYGNGKIGSELSTRGTYDQLLERQKEHVQQFLATEDALNKAAEAKALSQKLLQRLHGTVDTTGSKKLPTGNTPQNVTNSRHLELDVWAKEREVAGLKASLNTLTSEVQRLYKLCAEWKEAEDSLKKKWKKIEEFDARRSELECIYSALLRANMEASAFWEQQPLSARGYASRTIIPACNAVVDMSTNSRDLIERELVAFGQSLENSLCRLPATPQALLEAVGSNGATGSEALAAAEKHAAMLTARAGARDPSAIPSICRISTALQYNSVSPGEGTDSGLASVLSSLEFCLKPCGSEASILEDLSKAINVVHTRRNLAENDRVLLNRAHRAQQEYERVANYCLKLAGEQDKVVAERWLPELRNAVQEAQRCFEDCRRVRGLVDEWYEQPAATIVDWVTIDGQSVGAWINLVKQLHMEISRRTLAMSSAGDD from the exons ATGCCCGCCTCCTCCGTCTCAGGGGGCAGCGGCCCGGGCGGCGTCTCCCCCGACGCCATCATCGAGTGGCTGCAGGACGAGATGGGCTACCCGTCCGCGCCGCCCGCCCCGGACCAGCTCCGCAAGATCTGCCGCGGCAACATGCTCCCCGTCTGGTCCTTCCTGCTCCGCCGCGTCCGCTCCGAGCGCACCGTCGCCACCGCGCGCCGCAACATCCTCGTCCACGGCGTCGCCGCCAGGCGGGCCCGCGAGGGCGGACTCGGCGCGGGCGGGGGCGCGGGCGGAGGCGACGCCGCCGCCAGGGAGGCCGAGGCCCGCGAGCGCGACCTCGCCGCAGAGGAGGCCGAGCGGCTGCGCGGGGTCGTGCGCAGGCAGCGCAAGGAGCTGCGCGCACGCATCGCCGAGGTCGCGCGCGAGGAGGCCGAGCGCAAGCGCGTCCTGGGAGAGCGATCCAGTGCAAG GCACAAACAAGTTATGCTCGAGGCATATGATCAGCAATGTGACGAAGCTTGCAAAATATTTGCTGAATACCAGCGACGTCTGCATCAGTTTGTGAACCAAGCAAGAGATGTGCGAAGATCAAGTATAGGTGTGGCTGGatctgtagatgctattgaggagATGCAGTTGCAGAGCGAGCGAGATGACCTTTACTCAAGTGTCAAAAGTAACAGGCTGTCAGAAGATCTTGCCCTTGTAGAGACCTCGCGTGAAAGGAGTATCCGAAAGGCATGTGAAACACTTGCTGCAGATATGGTTGAAATGATTCGGAGTTCGTTTCCAGCATTTGAAGGGAATGGCATTAATTCAAGTTGCCAGTTAGACGTGGCAAAGCTTGGCACTGATTTGGATGGTGAAATACCAGCAGATGTTAAAGCTGTGGCATTAGATTCCCTGAAAAATCCTTCCTTGTTACTGCAATCGATCAATGCGTATACGTCACGTATGAAATTGCTTGTAcataaagaaacagaaaagattgACATACGTGCTGATGCAGAACTCTTGAG GTATAAGTACGAAAATGAGCAGGTCATTGATGCCGCTTCAACTGACGCaagctcacccttaccatatcaggTGTATGGCAATGGAAAGATTGGATCAGAGTTGTCGACCCGAGGAACATATGACCAGCTGCTAGAGCGACAG AAAGAACATGTTCAGCAGTTCTTAGCCACAGAAGATGCTTTAAATAAAGCTGCAGAAGCTAAAGCTCTAAGTCAGAAGCTCTTGCAGCGGCTCCATGGAACTGTTGATACGACTGGAAGTAAGAAGCTTCCTACTGGGAACACCCCACAGAACGTGACCAACAGCAGGCACTTGGAG CTGGATGTTTGGGCCAAAGAAAGAGAAGTTGCTGGATTGAAGGCAAGCTTGAATACATTAACATCAGAGGTGCAACGTTTGTATAAATTATGTGCTGAGTGGAAAGAAGCGGAAGATTCTCTGAAAAAGAAGTGGAAGAAAATTGAAGAGTTTGACGCTCGTCGATCAGAACTCGAGTGCATTTACAGTGCTCTTCTACGGGCCAATATG GAAGCGTCAGCATTTTGGGAGCAACAACCGTTATCTGCTAGAGGATATGCATCAAGGACAATCATCCCTGCATGCAATGCGGTGGTAGACATGTCAACTAACTCGAGAGATCTCATTGAGCGAGAATTAGTCGCGTTTGGTCAAAGTTTGGAGAACAGCTTATGCAGGTTACCGGCAACTCCTCAG GCCCTTTTGGAGGCTGTGGGTTCTAATGGTGCTACAGGATCAGAAGCACTCGCAGCTGCTGAAAAACATGCTGCTATGTTAACTGCGAGAGCTGGTGCTAGAGATCCATCTGCCATACCATCTATATGCCGCATTTCTACTGCTCTTCAGTATAATTCTG TCTCGCCAGGAGAAGGCACAGATTCTGGCTTAGCATCAGTTTTGAGTTCGCTGGAGTTTTGCCTAAAACCCTGTGGTTCTGAAGCTAGTATACTAGAGGATCTATCAAAAGCTATTAATGTGGTGCACACACGAAGAAATCTTGCTGAAAATGATCGTGTTTTGCTAAACCGTGCACATCGTGCTCAGCAAGAATACGAAAG AGTGGCAAACTATTGTCTTAAATTAGCTGGCGAACAAGACAAGGTTGTGGCTGAACGGTGGTTGCCAGAACTGAGAAATGCGGTTCAAGAGGCTCAAAGGTGCTTCGAGGACTGCAGACGTGTAAGAGGCTtg GTCGATGAGTGGTACGAGCAGCCAGCAGCAACAATAGTTGACTGGGTTACCATTGATGGGCAAAGCGTCGGTGCCTGGATCAATCTCGTAAAACAGCTCCACATGGAGATCTCCAGGCGAACACTTGCCATGTCTTCGGCAGGTGACGATTAG